In the Clostridium beijerinckii genome, one interval contains:
- a CDS encoding DUF3343 domain-containing protein: MKAEKYDYIMVFTCHQRALYIYEHLTKRNIKTKLVSAPNKINISCTQAVKFKDIDMEIVQTELYKNNIYPTAMYKILGEGKNETYELVE; encoded by the coding sequence ATGAAAGCAGAAAAGTATGATTATATAATGGTATTTACTTGTCATCAGAGAGCACTATATATATATGAGCATTTAACTAAAAGAAATATTAAAACAAAATTAGTTAGCGCTCCTAATAAAATTAATATTAGCTGCACTCAGGCAGTCAAATTCAAAGACATAGACATGGAAATTGTTCAAACAGAATTATATAAGAATAATATTTATCCAACCGCAATGTATAAGATTTTAGGAGAAGGAAAAAATGAAACTTATGAATTAGTTGAATAA